A genomic stretch from Bacillus marinisedimentorum includes:
- a CDS encoding caspase family protein — protein sequence MIALLSIGVEQCKIESLGKIPCASTDAKLVYTTLRDVLADEFLDVHSICLYSPTLSEFDNTLSVLRKTLTGEDKLVIYFSGHGELIQNENLDLIFSDAESSERTGRLTISGLKDKLLGAKFQSILLLDSCHSGAGLTIANSSNIFSNDQISIITSTNPFQRAKFEKDGSLFTQSLCKVINYLNELNKTISLNSIAEEIKALGESCYINVQNGISDVVLKANDIVLVEDSDDFQKRFLIRINESDITTREMYWYYLMDIPEKTKLEVVDNYLSDSYPSEPHWLVRRALGSLISDLKIYNRKERIILSLLESQNWMYQCIGLIGARKEIDNQSIRERVYNIFEKDTQIDAVWLANLYTTDSKYSNIDYALTSSLTKTSWGILDIWIRYTNKLDLPHLLTRIEKTVKDKSLLQPLYLHLFLKGIISETDMGKEFVPLEVKSSKFISFMYDLETRGKTKSVRLKWLLSSLYGNWRDQIDLKLNEYISNNNVQEINSELKIAAYLPLVEMRMAIFQYMAIYKDIFERHYESLIWGLRDPHPWVKRTAIKAFVFYPELLKEAFTENIDGKLYPGKLDFILEAVSLGIDCKDFIKKQDLTINEQKSIDWAIENTLKHNKIMI from the coding sequence ATGATTGCTCTACTTTCAATTGGAGTTGAACAATGTAAAATTGAGTCTCTAGGAAAAATACCATGCGCATCCACAGATGCAAAATTAGTGTATACAACTTTAAGGGATGTCTTAGCGGATGAGTTTTTGGATGTTCACAGCATCTGCTTATATAGCCCTACTCTTTCAGAGTTTGACAACACTCTATCTGTGTTAAGAAAGACATTAACTGGAGAGGATAAGTTGGTAATATATTTTAGTGGTCATGGAGAGTTAATACAAAATGAAAATTTAGATTTAATATTTAGTGATGCTGAGAGTTCCGAAAGAACTGGAAGATTAACTATATCAGGACTTAAAGATAAGTTACTTGGTGCTAAGTTCCAGAGCATACTATTACTAGATTCTTGTCATTCAGGAGCAGGATTAACTATTGCAAATAGCTCTAATATTTTTAGTAATGACCAAATTTCTATAATAACCTCAACTAATCCTTTTCAGCGAGCGAAGTTTGAAAAAGATGGAAGCTTGTTTACTCAATCCCTTTGTAAAGTCATTAATTATTTAAACGAATTAAATAAGACTATCTCTTTAAATTCGATTGCTGAAGAAATAAAAGCGCTTGGTGAGAGTTGTTATATTAATGTACAAAATGGCATATCAGATGTGGTCCTTAAGGCCAATGACATTGTACTAGTTGAAGATAGTGATGACTTCCAGAAAAGATTTCTTATAAGAATTAATGAATCAGATATTACTACTCGTGAAATGTATTGGTATTATCTTATGGATATCCCTGAAAAAACCAAACTAGAAGTAGTAGATAATTATTTATCTGACAGTTATCCTAGCGAACCTCATTGGCTAGTTAGAAGAGCGTTAGGTAGTCTTATTAGTGATCTGAAGATATATAACCGTAAAGAAAGAATAATTCTATCACTACTTGAATCTCAGAATTGGATGTACCAATGTATTGGTCTAATTGGGGCGCGTAAGGAAATAGATAATCAGTCAATTAGAGAGCGTGTTTATAATATTTTTGAAAAAGATACACAAATAGATGCAGTTTGGCTTGCGAATCTTTATACTACAGATAGTAAATATAGTAATATTGATTATGCATTAACTTCTTCACTTACTAAAACCTCTTGGGGAATACTGGATATCTGGATTCGTTATACAAATAAATTAGATCTACCCCATCTTTTAACGAGGATTGAAAAAACTGTAAAAGATAAGTCATTATTACAGCCCTTATATCTCCATTTATTTTTAAAAGGTATCATTTCAGAAACAGATATGGGTAAAGAGTTTGTTCCGTTGGAAGTAAAAAGTAGTAAGTTCATAAGTTTTATGTATGATTTAGAAACAAGGGGAAAAACTAAATCTGTAAGATTAAAATGGCTATTATCATCTCTTTATGGTAATTGGAGAGATCAAATAGATTTAAAATTGAACGAGTACATTTCAAATAATAATGTACAAGAAATTAATTCTGAGTTAAAAATAGCAGCTTACTTACCTTTAGTAGAGATGAGAATGGCTATTTTTCAGTATATGGCTATCTATAAAGACATCTTTGAGAGACATTATGAATCGTTAATCTGGGGGCTTAGAGATCCTCATCCATGGGTGAAAAGAACTGCTATAAAAGCATTTGTTTTTTATCCTGAATTGTTAAAAGAAGCGTTTACAGAGAATATTGACGGTAAATTGTATCCTGGTAAATTGGACTTTATACTTGAAGCAGTTAGTTTGGGAATCGATTGTAAAGATTTTATTAAGAAACAGGACTTAACAATTAATGAGCAAAAGAGTATAGATTGGGCTATAGAAAATACTCTTAAACACAACAAAATCATGATATAG
- the rlmD gene encoding 23S rRNA (uracil(1939)-C(5))-methyltransferase RlmD: MANQTPPVQKNETVRVTFEDMTHDGAGVAKVDGFPLFVPNALPGETGKVKVVKVKKGYGFGKLLGLEEESIYRIEPSCPIYKQCGGCQLQHLSYEGQLNVKKKQVEDVLQRIGGLDLGKVTVHDTLGMDDPWRYRNKAQVPVGEREGGLVAGFYQQRSHDIIDMNACLIQEQANDDLVQAVKEIAGSYGIRAYDEKKHKGTLRHVVTRYGKQTGQAMVVLITKDENLPNRKNIVRDITERFPAVKSVVQNINPKRTNVIFGEKTKVLWGNEYIYDTIGNIKFAISARSFYQVNPQQTKVLYDKALEYAELTGTESVIDAYCGIGTISLFLAQKAKKVYGVEIVPEAIEDAKRNAELNEIGNVEFEVGKAEEVMPAWKKKGVKGDVIVVDPPRKGCDETLLATMLEMKPERIVYVSCNPATLARDLKILEEGGYETREVQPVDMFPHTTHVECVAILI, encoded by the coding sequence ATGGCCAACCAAACACCGCCAGTCCAAAAAAATGAAACGGTCCGCGTGACCTTTGAAGATATGACCCACGACGGCGCCGGCGTCGCCAAAGTCGACGGCTTCCCGCTGTTCGTCCCGAACGCCCTGCCAGGCGAAACCGGCAAGGTGAAAGTCGTCAAAGTGAAAAAAGGCTACGGCTTCGGCAAGCTGCTCGGCCTCGAGGAAGAAAGCATCTACCGCATCGAACCGTCCTGCCCGATCTACAAGCAATGCGGCGGATGCCAGCTCCAGCACCTGAGCTACGAAGGCCAGCTGAACGTGAAGAAAAAGCAGGTCGAAGACGTCCTCCAGCGCATCGGCGGCCTCGATCTTGGAAAAGTCACCGTCCACGACACCCTCGGCATGGACGACCCGTGGCGCTACCGCAACAAAGCCCAGGTCCCGGTCGGCGAACGCGAAGGCGGCCTCGTCGCCGGCTTCTACCAGCAGCGCAGCCACGACATCATCGACATGAACGCCTGCCTCATCCAGGAACAGGCCAACGACGACCTCGTCCAGGCCGTCAAAGAAATCGCGGGCAGCTACGGCATCCGCGCCTACGACGAGAAAAAACACAAAGGCACCCTGCGCCACGTCGTCACCCGCTACGGCAAACAAACCGGCCAGGCCATGGTCGTCCTCATCACAAAGGACGAAAACCTGCCGAACCGGAAAAACATCGTCCGCGACATCACCGAGCGGTTCCCGGCCGTCAAATCCGTCGTGCAGAACATCAACCCGAAGCGCACGAACGTCATCTTCGGCGAGAAGACGAAAGTGCTGTGGGGGAATGAGTATATCTACGATACGATCGGCAACATCAAGTTTGCGATTTCGGCCCGGTCGTTCTACCAGGTGAACCCGCAGCAGACGAAGGTATTGTATGATAAAGCGCTGGAGTATGCGGAACTGACTGGAACGGAATCTGTTATTGATGCTTACTGCGGCATCGGGACGATTTCGCTATTCCTTGCCCAGAAGGCGAAGAAGGTGTACGGCGTTGAAATCGTCCCGGAAGCGATTGAGGATGCGAAGCGGAATGCGGAGCTGAATGAGATTGGGAACGTGGAGTTTGAAGTTGGGAAGGCTGAAGAGGTCATGCCTGCCTGGAAGAAAAAAGGCGTTAAGGGGGATGTGATTGTGGTGGATCCGCCGCGTAAGGGCTGTGATGAGACGCTGCTTGCGACGATGCTTGAGATGAAGCCGGAGCGGATTGTTTATGTTTCGTGTAATCCGGCGACTTTGGCCCGTGACCTTAAGATTTTGGAAGAGGGCGGGTATGAGACTCGGGAAGTTCAGCCGGTGGATATGTTTCCGCATACGACGCATGTGGAGTGTGTGGCTATTTTAATATAA
- a CDS encoding BglG family transcription antiterminator: protein MVLDKRRAYMLSIIQQSPDPVKTEELMRKIGISQRTVYYDLDQINAWLESQGLETVKNVHGQGFFLPEGSKGKLKVDAQYTFSDWEYQYSEQERILLILAKVLAEEEASSTKSFMDLTNMSRGTIVSDLKKVKKTLQQHAIHLRYQRGKGYVVEGPEEAKRTLLSDVLSRILLNKDWHTVRGKVYEMIQSGPEKTVDEEGERSEIRKLIYDAEREIGYTLTDEMVEMLSLQLMIILKRVQAGKHVEVNAEEKKVLQQTEYYKAAKKIMEKLSAQRSISFREDEVCFFTMHLLGSKIQPDDLGNYTEQEMKGLRDVVARMIRDFQSYAGVIFDDVGELEDNLVLHIKPAYYRLKYGVRIGNDLAESIQNNYKDIYQLTKRVILHLEYFVGKPVPPEEAAYITMHFIGWLAREEKQIETKYRAIIVCENGIGTSNLLKTQLENLVAGLDVTKTASVRQFLANEQEADIIFSTTFIKSEHIPIIYVPAILTNVEKEQILQQMNELLDGKAPQQERDLADEIMDVVEKHATIHERTNLKAELSFLLEKDAPIKKKEPRKPMLKELLTEQTIRFQDRASSWEEAIQIAAEPLVEQDYIQEEYIEAMIDNVKKMGAYIVIAPRIALPHARPEEGVKRLGMSLLLLKEPVHFSEKEKHRANLIIVLAAIDNQTHLKALAQLSEMLSDEENIDRLIAAASPKEVVGIIEQNESKTKTY, encoded by the coding sequence ATGGTTTTGGATAAAAGACGCGCGTACATGTTATCCATTATTCAGCAATCGCCGGATCCGGTCAAAACGGAAGAGTTAATGCGGAAAATCGGGATATCACAGCGGACTGTATATTATGATCTGGATCAAATCAATGCATGGCTGGAGAGTCAAGGTCTTGAAACGGTTAAAAATGTCCATGGCCAGGGGTTTTTCTTGCCGGAGGGATCAAAAGGAAAACTGAAAGTGGACGCGCAGTACACGTTCAGTGACTGGGAATATCAATATTCCGAGCAGGAGCGGATCTTGTTGATTCTTGCAAAGGTACTGGCAGAGGAGGAAGCTTCCTCTACAAAATCTTTCATGGATCTGACGAACATGAGCCGCGGAACGATTGTCAGCGATCTGAAAAAGGTCAAGAAAACGTTGCAGCAGCATGCCATTCACCTGCGGTACCAGAGAGGAAAAGGTTATGTTGTGGAAGGGCCGGAAGAAGCGAAGCGGACGCTGTTATCCGATGTGTTGTCCAGGATTTTGCTGAATAAGGACTGGCACACGGTGAGGGGAAAAGTGTATGAGATGATCCAATCCGGCCCGGAGAAGACAGTTGATGAAGAAGGGGAACGGAGTGAAATCCGAAAGCTCATTTATGATGCTGAGAGAGAAATCGGGTACACCCTGACAGATGAAATGGTGGAAATGCTCTCCCTGCAATTGATGATAATTTTAAAAAGGGTCCAGGCCGGTAAACACGTTGAGGTCAACGCTGAAGAGAAGAAAGTTCTTCAGCAGACCGAATACTACAAAGCTGCGAAAAAAATCATGGAGAAATTATCGGCGCAGCGCAGCATTTCCTTCCGTGAAGATGAAGTTTGTTTTTTCACGATGCACTTGCTCGGTTCGAAAATTCAGCCTGATGATTTAGGCAATTACACAGAGCAGGAAATGAAGGGGTTAAGGGATGTTGTCGCAAGGATGATCAGGGATTTTCAGTCCTATGCCGGTGTCATCTTCGACGATGTTGGCGAATTGGAAGATAACCTGGTTCTTCATATAAAACCCGCCTATTACCGGTTGAAGTATGGCGTCAGGATTGGAAACGACCTGGCAGAAAGCATCCAAAACAATTACAAGGATATCTACCAATTGACAAAGCGGGTCATCCTTCACCTTGAATACTTTGTGGGGAAGCCTGTGCCTCCAGAGGAAGCAGCATACATCACCATGCATTTCATCGGCTGGCTGGCAAGAGAGGAAAAGCAAATCGAAACGAAATATAGAGCCATTATTGTTTGTGAGAATGGAATCGGCACTTCCAACCTCTTAAAAACCCAATTGGAAAATTTGGTTGCCGGTCTTGATGTCACGAAAACAGCATCTGTGCGGCAGTTCCTTGCAAATGAGCAGGAAGCGGATATCATTTTCTCCACAACATTTATAAAGTCTGAACATATTCCAATCATTTATGTGCCCGCTATTTTAACAAATGTGGAAAAAGAGCAAATTCTTCAGCAAATGAATGAGTTGCTGGATGGAAAAGCTCCTCAGCAAGAACGGGACTTAGCCGATGAAATCATGGATGTTGTTGAAAAGCATGCCACGATTCACGAACGGACAAATCTAAAGGCAGAGTTATCCTTTCTGTTGGAAAAGGATGCTCCAATAAAGAAAAAGGAGCCGAGGAAGCCTATGCTTAAAGAATTATTGACTGAGCAGACAATACGTTTCCAGGATCGTGCTTCCAGTTGGGAAGAAGCGATTCAAATCGCAGCAGAACCGTTGGTTGAACAAGACTACATCCAGGAAGAATATATCGAAGCGATGATTGATAACGTGAAAAAAATGGGAGCTTATATTGTAATCGCCCCAAGGATTGCCCTTCCTCACGCGAGACCTGAAGAAGGCGTGAAGCGATTGGGGATGAGTTTACTCTTGCTCAAGGAACCAGTACATTTTTCTGAAAAAGAAAAACATCGCGCCAATTTGATCATTGTGCTTGCGGCTATTGACAATCAGACGCATCTGAAAGCGCTTGCTCAGCTATCTGAAATGCTATCGGATGAAGAAAATATCGACCGGCTCATCGCGGCAGCCAGCCCGAAAGAAGTGGTCGGCATTATAGAACAAAATGAAAGCAAGACTAAAACCTATTAA
- a CDS encoding dTMP kinase, whose product MKDLLNLIEKSSFKDDFLVNPGDLSEKSLYKLLKWYDGNIYNMSEARVNNAVNILAWCYTNADELDYLPRDLRNKYIRDASKKYQISKEKLVNLYSSHTSLIFPDGNQTTIIAFEGIDGSGKTVQMSLLENRLKKDKKGVASKSFPIYESFFGSHIGKFLSGMGTFDANKVDPKSMSLWYALDRWKAFENFNFTQYDYLLLNRFTLSSAVYQSARVEPNQRFEFVNWIFDLEHSQLGLPVPDLYIVLDLNEETSKKNISTKGFRQYVGEKADVYEDSEVIISNARHIYHELAKKHKNILIIDCLDENHNMKSPEEINKLVMKVIENGKY is encoded by the coding sequence GTGAAGGATTTATTGAATTTAATTGAAAAGTCCAGTTTTAAAGATGATTTTTTAGTTAATCCTGGGGATTTGTCCGAAAAATCACTATATAAATTGTTGAAATGGTATGATGGAAATATTTACAATATGTCAGAAGCAAGAGTTAATAATGCCGTTAATATTCTAGCATGGTGTTATACTAACGCCGATGAACTTGATTATCTACCGAGAGATTTAAGGAATAAGTACATTAGAGATGCTTCCAAAAAGTATCAGATTTCCAAAGAAAAACTTGTTAACTTATATTCATCACATACATCTTTGATATTTCCTGACGGAAATCAAACAACTATTATTGCATTCGAGGGTATTGACGGTAGTGGTAAAACCGTTCAGATGTCTTTGCTTGAGAACCGTCTTAAAAAAGATAAAAAAGGAGTAGCGAGCAAGTCATTTCCTATTTATGAAAGCTTTTTTGGTAGTCATATTGGTAAGTTCCTTTCAGGAATGGGAACTTTTGATGCAAACAAAGTTGACCCAAAATCTATGTCTTTGTGGTATGCCCTTGATAGGTGGAAAGCCTTCGAAAATTTTAATTTTACACAATACGATTATCTGTTATTAAACCGTTTTACACTTTCTAGCGCTGTTTATCAAAGTGCCAGGGTAGAACCGAACCAGCGTTTTGAATTTGTAAATTGGATTTTTGATTTAGAACATTCACAGTTGGGATTACCAGTTCCAGACTTGTATATTGTTTTGGATTTAAATGAAGAAACTTCTAAGAAAAATATTTCAACTAAAGGATTTAGACAGTATGTTGGAGAGAAGGCAGACGTTTATGAAGACTCTGAAGTGATTATAAGTAATGCTAGACATATATATCATGAATTAGCTAAGAAACATAAAAATATTTTGATTATAGATTGTTTGGATGAAAATCATAATATGAAGTCACCCGAAGAAATTAACAAACTTGTTATGAAGGTGATTGAGAATGGGAAGTATTAA
- a CDS encoding GNAT family N-acetyltransferase yields the protein MPLTQERPFIDINRCLKDENGDIIGGILACSALLHILSIETLWIKEEYRNQGVAKQLLNVVETEARKMGCHLAYLSRYDFQAKDFYLKNGYEIFGILEDCPKDHMLYHLSKRL from the coding sequence ATACCGCTTACCCAGGAAAGACCGTTTATTGACATTAATAGATGTTTAAAAGATGAGAACGGGGATATTATCGGCGGAATACTGGCATGTTCAGCACTATTGCATATTCTGAGTATTGAAACACTATGGATAAAAGAAGAATATCGTAATCAGGGAGTTGCGAAACAACTATTAAATGTTGTAGAAACCGAGGCGAGAAAGATGGGTTGTCATCTTGCCTATTTGAGTAGATATGATTTTCAGGCAAAAGATTTTTATTTGAAAAATGGATATGAAATTTTTGGCATATTAGAGGACTGTCCTAAAGATCATATGCTATATCATTTATCCAAGAGACTATAA
- a CDS encoding radical SAM protein, giving the protein MGSIKYDPKENTFYNADSNVESILPQVIWHITDRCFLSCPYCFATKTGRETSLNHLNDYMEAFKKLGVLKIDIAGGEPLTYKNLNVICSELYSNDIKMTITTSGVGNENVKEWLIDNAKMFSWILISIDAPTPAQHDSLRGKVGTFSSLSKLIRELKNKGYNNIRINTLITKKFLMSNIAEQFVELINEVKPLEWCLIQPHPANKKENYHLYATSESEFDKIVFNIKNLIKEKYTGFANITLRYNSNYSKYWILYPDGKLKQHTEGSEDAFCFNFNKESVSEIEKFVKEYGVWLPMKEGDIY; this is encoded by the coding sequence ATGGGAAGTATTAAATATGATCCAAAAGAAAATACATTTTACAATGCAGACAGCAATGTAGAATCAATATTACCACAAGTTATTTGGCATATTACGGACAGGTGTTTTTTATCCTGTCCATATTGTTTTGCAACAAAAACAGGTAGAGAAACGTCGTTAAATCATTTAAATGATTATATGGAAGCGTTTAAGAAGTTAGGAGTTTTAAAAATAGATATCGCTGGTGGTGAACCACTAACCTATAAAAACTTAAATGTAATTTGTAGTGAGCTTTATAGTAATGATATTAAAATGACAATTACAACAAGCGGGGTTGGAAATGAGAATGTGAAAGAGTGGTTAATTGATAACGCTAAAATGTTTAGTTGGATACTAATATCAATAGATGCTCCGACTCCTGCACAACACGATTCCTTAAGAGGGAAGGTTGGTACTTTTTCTAGCTTAAGTAAGTTAATTAGAGAATTGAAGAACAAAGGATACAATAATATAAGAATAAATACACTTATAACAAAAAAATTTTTAATGTCTAACATCGCAGAGCAGTTTGTTGAATTAATTAATGAAGTAAAACCGTTGGAATGGTGTTTAATACAACCACATCCTGCAAATAAAAAAGAGAACTATCATTTGTATGCAACAAGTGAAAGTGAATTTGATAAGATTGTATTTAATATAAAAAATCTAATAAAAGAAAAGTATACTGGATTTGCAAATATTACGTTAAGATATAACAGTAATTATTCAAAGTATTGGATTTTGTATCCGGATGGTAAATTAAAACAACATACTGAGGGAAGTGAAGATGCTTTTTGCTTTAATTTTAACAAAGAGTCTGTTAGCGAAATTGAAAAATTTGTGAAGGAGTACGGTGTATGGCTACCAATGAAAGAGGGGGATATTTATTAA
- a CDS encoding HET-C-related protein encodes MNTHGHEDVAKTAGIPLLEEAIGKNNRSIHAFYLGNWLTDVSQAVDPVAYAASSNKIKQGIESSIKDVKNSINAVLDEVVSTIYEINESAGDFALKSLKPDIDPYLKGIKSNLHNNIDFLFKAQNDERNSRVAKFFRDAFLITGYFKFVHPDSSTTDQRLDFDCFMSVFGRPNNTRGSTNQSPADDRPGAYTQYYPFEHLDRPEILPSQNPSIYAPGKQTPKKPFRVASGKKAGTRSPRNKKRIDPDLYSYLRDDIEMTAGLLSEVDLAFKNAFKKGIKEDDPDWNITLAKLGHALHQVEDFFAHSNWVELAAKRLGSYFISGIIPPKTDNEMIDRTYTTYKKRLKRHLTAPLSDWSKHPDEDWVVTGYFDFKDTILSLAHLTEELWGGKVPDPYAKGHQLFQSGKKYASNPSKIEQKIQKTIRDTLEFINNPKQAVEDEDNKIAQKYKKKYGTDIKNLRKPTISRLIAVQVARETTYLNKAPTEVQEAFLNVIVEGSRAYSIHKLSKSLYEAITDITAFVTSPIAFLQKWLPEKFKKILMNAFKFYAKERFYEWIGSGRIGCHSLLAKDHGTEPFYKKMRECSVAVHWYIVKTMLRWKDDEDADYIDWLELLEYFLRNPLPPKKGYRAVKGYVPVTIVHTVQHKEQLKATDRKYSLEDKYKKSAMEPDQFTWRTIADANFNTYGFSLKKTQTIINHTLRNSVWGVPVAPPNYAFKKGVSLLIPQQKAAATFFVPIKDDNPWFTEVLNKGWKVFRGYDDPENNQSVEPLKHHAPIKISLNEVKKIISRGKKLRMEARKAYRPTNAK; translated from the coding sequence ATGAACACCCATGGACATGAAGATGTCGCCAAAACAGCAGGAATCCCGTTGTTGGAGGAGGCTATTGGGAAAAATAATCGGAGTATCCATGCATTCTATTTGGGGAACTGGCTGACGGATGTCAGTCAAGCTGTTGATCCCGTCGCCTATGCAGCCAGCTCGAATAAGATTAAACAGGGAATTGAATCATCGATAAAAGACGTAAAGAACTCCATTAATGCTGTCCTGGATGAAGTAGTGTCAACTATTTATGAAATCAATGAATCCGCTGGAGACTTTGCCCTCAAATCACTCAAACCAGACATAGACCCCTACCTCAAAGGCATTAAGAGTAACTTGCATAACAATATCGATTTTTTATTTAAGGCTCAGAATGATGAACGCAACTCACGGGTAGCGAAGTTTTTCCGGGATGCTTTCTTAATCACTGGTTATTTCAAATTTGTTCATCCAGATTCTTCCACGACAGATCAACGATTGGATTTCGATTGTTTTATGAGTGTCTTTGGACGTCCAAACAATACCAGGGGAAGCACGAATCAATCACCGGCAGATGACCGCCCTGGCGCCTATACACAATATTACCCATTCGAACACCTTGACCGTCCAGAAATTCTTCCATCACAGAACCCCTCCATTTATGCACCAGGAAAACAAACTCCAAAGAAACCATTTCGTGTCGCTTCAGGAAAAAAGGCAGGGACGAGATCCCCCCGCAACAAGAAGAGAATAGACCCTGACTTGTACTCCTATTTGCGCGACGATATTGAAATGACTGCAGGATTGTTGTCAGAAGTGGACCTTGCTTTTAAAAACGCCTTTAAGAAAGGGATTAAAGAAGACGACCCAGATTGGAACATCACACTTGCAAAACTGGGACACGCCCTGCATCAAGTTGAGGATTTCTTTGCTCATTCCAATTGGGTTGAGCTTGCCGCAAAACGCCTGGGGTCTTATTTCATTTCCGGCATCATCCCGCCGAAGACCGACAACGAAATGATCGACCGCACTTACACGACTTATAAAAAACGCTTGAAACGACACCTCACTGCACCGCTATCCGATTGGAGCAAGCACCCTGACGAGGATTGGGTAGTAACAGGATACTTCGATTTTAAAGACACGATTCTCTCCTTAGCACATTTAACGGAAGAATTATGGGGCGGCAAGGTGCCTGATCCGTATGCAAAGGGACACCAGCTGTTCCAATCAGGAAAGAAATATGCAAGCAATCCCTCAAAAATCGAGCAAAAAATACAGAAAACCATTCGGGATACGCTGGAATTTATCAATAATCCAAAACAGGCCGTGGAGGATGAGGACAACAAGATCGCCCAGAAGTACAAAAAGAAATATGGAACAGATATAAAGAACTTAAGAAAACCGACGATTTCGAGGTTGATTGCTGTACAGGTGGCCCGTGAAACTACTTATCTGAATAAAGCACCCACGGAAGTGCAGGAAGCATTTTTAAACGTGATCGTCGAAGGAAGCAGAGCGTATTCCATCCATAAACTAAGCAAGTCGCTATACGAAGCGATTACGGATATCACCGCTTTTGTCACCAGTCCAATCGCTTTTTTGCAAAAATGGCTTCCTGAAAAATTCAAAAAAATCTTGATGAACGCTTTCAAATTTTATGCAAAAGAACGATTTTATGAATGGATCGGCTCAGGCAGGATTGGCTGCCATTCCCTTTTGGCGAAAGATCACGGAACCGAGCCTTTCTATAAAAAAATGAGGGAATGCTCCGTAGCCGTCCATTGGTATATTGTCAAAACGATGCTCCGTTGGAAGGATGACGAGGATGCCGACTACATTGATTGGTTGGAATTACTGGAATATTTTCTCCGAAATCCACTTCCTCCAAAAAAGGGATACCGTGCAGTCAAAGGATATGTGCCCGTAACAATTGTACATACTGTCCAACACAAGGAACAGCTGAAAGCAACTGACCGAAAGTATTCATTGGAAGATAAGTATAAGAAAAGTGCAATGGAACCGGATCAGTTTACCTGGAGGACAATAGCAGACGCAAATTTCAATACGTACGGGTTCTCATTGAAAAAAACGCAAACAATCATTAACCACACGCTTCGGAACAGCGTCTGGGGAGTACCTGTGGCGCCACCTAACTATGCATTTAAAAAAGGGGTAAGTTTGTTGATCCCTCAACAAAAGGCAGCAGCTACATTTTTTGTGCCGATCAAAGATGATAATCCCTGGTTTACTGAGGTGCTGAATAAAGGCTGGAAAGTATTTCGCGGGTATGATGACCCGGAAAACAACCAGTCTGTTGAGCCGCTTAAACACCATGCTCCAATCAAGATATCTCTCAACGAAGTAAAAAAAATCATAAGCCGCGGGAAAAAGCTTCGTATGGAAGCCCGAAAAGCGTACCGTCCCACAAATGCCAAATAG